The Streptococcus parasanguinis genomic sequence CCTATAGATACCCTATGACATCTTTCCGAAAAACTATAATTTTCTTGAAAAATATATCTAGCTATGCTATACTACTAGTATAGAAAGATTTGGAGAAAAACATGAAACGCGAAATCTTATTAGAACGGATTGATAGACTCAAACAAGTCATGCCTTGGTACGTCTTAGAATATTACCAATCAAAACTGGCCGTTTCATACAGTTTTACAACTTTGTACGAATACTTAAAGGAATACGATCGATTTTTTACCTGGGTTTTGGAATCTGGTATATCGGATGCTGACACCATGGCCGAGATCCCCTTAGACGTTCTGGAGCACATGACCAAGAAAGACATGGAATCCTTTATTCTTTACTTACGTGAACGTCCTCTGCTCAATGCCAATACGACAAAAAACGGGGTTTCCCAAACAACGATTAACCGTACCCTTTCTGCATTATCTAGTCTTTATAAGTATTTGACTGAGGAGGTTGAAAATGAGCAAGGTGAACCTTATTTCTATCGAAATGTTATGAAGAAAGTTGCTACCAAGAAAAAGAAAGAAACCTTGGCGGCTCGAGCTGAAAATATCAAGCAAAAACTCTTTTTAGGGGATGAAACAGAAGGTTTCCTTAACTATATCGACCAGGAGTACCCACAAACACTCTCAAACCGCGCCTTATCCTCTTTTAATAAGAATAAAGAACGAGATTTAGCCATTATAGCACTTCTTCTCGCTTCTGGTGTCCGTCTCTCTGAGGCAGTCAACTTGGACCTTCGTGACCTTAATCTTAAGATGATGGTGATTGATGTCACACGAAAAGGTGGAAAACATGACTCGGTTAATGTTGCTGCCTTTGCTAAGCCTTATCTAGAGCAATATCTTGCTATTCGAGACAAACGTTATAAGACAGAAAAGACTGATACAGCCCTCTTTCTGACCCTGTATCGAGGTGTTCCAAACCGAATTGATGCTTCTAGCGTTGAAAAAATGGTGGCCAAGTATTCAGAAGACTTCAAAGTCCGCGTGACACCCCATAAACTTCGCCATACATTAGCAACTCGTCTCTATGATGCTACTAAATCGCAAGTTTTGGTCAGCCACCAGCTGGGACATGCTAGCACCCAAGTTACCGACTTGTATACCCATATTGTTAATGATGAACAGAAAAATGCCTTGGATAGTTTGTGATATTACATAACGTAAATTATGTAAATTATTTTTGTGTTAGAAAAAGAGCGTAGATTTTTATATGGAATCTTACGCTCTTTTATTCTTTCTATAAAAATTCAATCCAATAATTACGGTGTGGCTCAATAATGACTGGTTTTCCCCAAAATGATTTTAGATAAGCCATATTTGCTGGGGTGACCGGTCTTTTTTCACCATTATACTTTTCTGCACTTTCTTCCGTTAAAAAGCATTTAACTGCTTCATATGGTGTTCCGTCACTCGCTGTACGATCAATACCCATATAAGCAATTTCATCACCGGCCTTCGGAAAATCTGTAAATAGTTTACCAATAAAATAAACCGTCTTATCTTTCATTAATTCATAAGCTTTACTATTTTCCAATCTGTTATTCGCTGCAGCGTACATAATACAAAAGCTATCCACGATATCTTTCAAAGGCATTAATTCTTCTTTGCTAACGATTATTTCCTCAGGAGCAAGTCCACCAATGATTAAGTTTTCATAATGAGGTTGCTGGATGACGTTATCTAAAGCCATTCCTAATGGTAGTTGGACAGCTTGATAGCCTAATGGTTCTAGCACTTGCTTTTTCTGGTCAAGGTGTCCTTGTGTAATACTGACATTCAAATCATAAGGACTTAAAGATTGTTGCTTTCTAAAAAAAGGCACTACTATACGATCTAACTGTTCAAATAGACCAAGATTTTCCACTGGAATTTTCATCATCGAATATGATCCCCTTTTTGTTCAGATTTCCTCTATATTGTACACTCATGGTTTTCGAATATCAAGTTTAAGATAAAAGATATCCATTTAACATGGATATCTTTTACTTTATTCCACCACTGCTTCAGCAATTTCTTCTGCAGTGATACCTGCAAAGTAACGACCTAGGTTAATGGTTTGAAGGGCATTGAGGACGTCTTCACGTTCGTATTTAACGCCACGAAGAACATCTTCTACTGCTGCAACATCTTCGATACCAAAGAAGTCACCATAAATCTTGATGTCTTGGATTTTTGATTCAATGACGTTTGCGAAGATTTCAACCTTACCGCTAGGGAATTTAGTGCCACGACGGACATTGTATTCAGGAGACTTTCCATAGTTCCAATCCCAGGTACCAAACTTGGTTTCCTTGATACGATTAATTTCAGCCAATTCTTCATCCGAGAAGACATATTCTGTCATCTCAGGGTATTCTTTCTTCATGTAGTCCAAAAGTAGGTCACG encodes the following:
- the xerS gene encoding tyrosine recombinase XerS produces the protein MKREILLERIDRLKQVMPWYVLEYYQSKLAVSYSFTTLYEYLKEYDRFFTWVLESGISDADTMAEIPLDVLEHMTKKDMESFILYLRERPLLNANTTKNGVSQTTINRTLSALSSLYKYLTEEVENEQGEPYFYRNVMKKVATKKKKETLAARAENIKQKLFLGDETEGFLNYIDQEYPQTLSNRALSSFNKNKERDLAIIALLLASGVRLSEAVNLDLRDLNLKMMVIDVTRKGGKHDSVNVAAFAKPYLEQYLAIRDKRYKTEKTDTALFLTLYRGVPNRIDASSVEKMVAKYSEDFKVRVTPHKLRHTLATRLYDATKSQVLVSHQLGHASTQVTDLYTHIVNDEQKNALDSL